From Bordetella flabilis, the proteins below share one genomic window:
- a CDS encoding class I adenylate-forming enzyme family protein codes for MNISKLFAGAARTWPQRPALLAGASVRYDYGTMLRVVRQRASWLASLGLAPGDRVVLCMGNRPEYLELLYAALWAGLVITPVNVKLHAREVAYVIEHSGARAIVSDRLDEMALPATIRAIDVNALPAPESFAEASMHGSRDDDLAWLFYTSGTTGRPKGAMLTHANLLAMSVSYRSDVEAVAGTDAYVYAAPISHGAGLYTFAYAASAARHVVPASGGFDPAEVLDLAHALGDLCMFAAPTMVKRLVDEAAGRPHPPSGIKSIVYGGGPMYAADIERALAALGPCFAQIYGQGETPMTITCMTRQEITAARHAGNGRLASVGRSHSVVDVRVVDEDGRAVSAGVSGEVIVRGATVMQGYWADERATASALRDGWLYTGDIGYFDADGFLTLLDRSKDVIISGGSNIYPREVEEVLLEHPAVAETAVIGTPDPEWGENVIAFIVVQDRAGDAVTDGELDALCVARIARFKRPKAYVRVDALPKNNNGKVLKTELRARYAAMRP; via the coding sequence ATGAACATATCCAAACTGTTCGCAGGCGCGGCCAGAACCTGGCCGCAACGGCCCGCGCTGCTCGCCGGCGCTTCCGTTCGGTACGACTACGGCACCATGCTGCGCGTCGTGCGGCAGCGCGCCAGCTGGCTGGCCTCGCTGGGCCTGGCGCCGGGGGACCGCGTGGTCCTGTGCATGGGTAACCGGCCGGAGTACCTGGAACTGCTCTATGCCGCGCTATGGGCCGGGCTGGTAATCACCCCGGTGAACGTCAAGCTGCACGCGCGCGAAGTCGCCTATGTGATCGAACACAGCGGGGCGCGCGCCATCGTCTCCGACCGCCTGGACGAGATGGCGCTGCCCGCCACGATCCGCGCCATCGACGTGAACGCATTGCCGGCGCCGGAATCGTTCGCCGAAGCCAGCATGCACGGGTCGCGCGACGACGATCTGGCCTGGCTGTTCTACACCAGCGGGACGACCGGCCGTCCCAAGGGCGCGATGCTGACGCACGCCAATCTGCTGGCCATGAGCGTCAGCTACCGTTCCGACGTCGAAGCGGTAGCCGGCACGGACGCCTATGTGTACGCCGCGCCGATATCCCATGGCGCGGGACTGTATACCTTCGCCTACGCCGCCTCGGCGGCGCGGCACGTGGTCCCCGCGTCCGGCGGATTCGACCCTGCCGAGGTGCTCGATCTGGCGCACGCGCTGGGCGACCTGTGCATGTTTGCCGCGCCCACCATGGTCAAGCGGCTGGTCGACGAAGCCGCGGGCCGGCCACACCCGCCCTCCGGCATCAAGTCCATAGTCTATGGCGGCGGGCCGATGTATGCCGCCGACATCGAACGGGCCCTCGCGGCCCTCGGACCCTGCTTCGCGCAGATCTACGGCCAGGGGGAAACGCCCATGACCATTACCTGCATGACGCGCCAGGAAATCACGGCCGCGCGGCACGCCGGCAACGGCCGCCTGGCTTCCGTGGGCCGCAGCCACTCGGTGGTCGACGTGCGGGTGGTCGACGAGGACGGCCGCGCCGTTTCGGCCGGCGTGTCGGGCGAGGTCATTGTCCGCGGAGCCACCGTCATGCAGGGTTATTGGGCCGACGAACGCGCCACCGCGTCGGCGCTGCGGGATGGCTGGTTATATACGGGCGACATCGGCTACTTCGACGCCGATGGATTTCTTACGCTGCTGGATCGCTCCAAGGACGTCATCATCAGCGGCGGCTCCAATATCTACCCGCGTGAGGTCGAAGAGGTCTTGCTGGAGCACCCCGCGGTGGCGGAAACCGCCGTCATCGGAACGCCCGACCCCGAATGGGGCGAGAACGTCATCGCCTTCATCGTCGTGCAGGACCGGGCCGGCGATGCCGTCACGGACGGCGAGCTGGATGCGCTGTGCGTTGCGCGCATCGCGCGCTTCAAGCGCCCCAAGGCCTATGTGCGCGTGGACGCGCTGCCGAAGAACAACAACGGCAAGGTATTGAAGACGGAACTGCGCGCGCGGTATGCCGCGATGAGGCCATAG
- a CDS encoding cupin domain-containing protein gives MEIIKGLLGDIGLATDLRALLPRQGCIEVQRDAPGKEHRTHSHPTDETLIIVDGGLTVYADGVEYFCTKGDVIDLPGGTIHGSTASSQGAIYLIAFERLAPQLRESADALAIA, from the coding sequence ATGGAAATCATCAAGGGACTGCTTGGCGATATCGGACTGGCAACGGACTTGCGGGCGCTGCTGCCCCGTCAAGGTTGCATCGAGGTGCAGCGCGACGCGCCCGGCAAGGAACACCGCACGCACAGCCACCCCACCGACGAAACGCTGATCATCGTCGACGGCGGACTGACCGTCTACGCGGACGGGGTGGAGTACTTTTGCACGAAGGGCGATGTCATCGATCTTCCAGGAGGCACCATCCACGGGTCGACGGCGTCGTCCCAGGGCGCCATCTACCTGATCGCGTTCGAGCGGCTGGCCCCGCAGCTACGGGAATCGGCGGACGCGCTGGCGATAGCCTGA
- a CDS encoding YqcI/YcgG family protein produces MKDYLSRIQVQERYAEGTWQAILFQELAASFNSDTRAFPCIFGVAGFRADQLRYLFLDEEDVEGLAVNLRRYVEEARSFGPNTSLVVFFRPRPLLPLEAYRAKFWAMLGRLSSLDEAEWPADIPAELDTPEWEFSFAGEPIFVVCNTPAHVQRQSRRSSSLMVTFQPRWVFDGILGTQKARDASVSKVRTRLEKYDMIPPSRDLGAYGDPANREYKQYFLGDDNRPTTGCPFHAMRAADVASEI; encoded by the coding sequence GTGAAAGACTATCTAAGCCGTATACAAGTGCAGGAGCGCTACGCCGAAGGAACGTGGCAGGCCATCCTTTTTCAGGAGCTGGCTGCCAGCTTCAACAGCGACACCCGTGCTTTCCCGTGCATCTTCGGGGTAGCCGGGTTCCGCGCGGACCAGCTGCGCTATCTGTTCCTCGACGAGGAGGACGTGGAAGGACTTGCCGTCAATCTTCGCCGCTATGTGGAGGAAGCGCGCAGCTTCGGTCCCAACACATCGTTGGTCGTATTCTTTCGCCCCAGGCCCCTGCTGCCGCTGGAGGCGTACCGGGCCAAGTTCTGGGCCATGCTGGGACGCCTGTCGTCGCTGGACGAAGCCGAATGGCCGGCCGATATCCCAGCCGAACTCGATACGCCCGAATGGGAGTTCAGCTTCGCGGGCGAACCCATTTTCGTCGTGTGCAATACGCCCGCGCACGTACAGCGCCAGAGCCGGCGCTCCAGTTCCCTCATGGTCACTTTCCAGCCGCGTTGGGTCTTTGACGGCATCCTCGGCACGCAGAAGGCGCGCGATGCCAGCGTGTCCAAGGTCAGGACGCGGCTGGAGAAGTACGACATGATCCCGCCCTCGCGCGACCTTGGCGCCTACGGCGATCCGGCGAACCGGGAGTACAAGCAGTATTTCCTCGGTGACGACAACCGCCCCACCACCGGCTGCCCTTTCCATGCGATGCGCGCCGCCGACGTGGCTTCGGAAATCTGA
- a CDS encoding MFS transporter: MSKVVSLAPPPAALEADRPSARAYASWMLIAVAYAIAFMQRLAPQSMLTELSRSFSIDAAGLGVLASGYFYGYLAMQIPAGILVDTLGVRRVLLGSLLVSLTGTVCFAMAPSVPAAFAARLVVACGDALVFTAMLKLVALKFRQSRFGLMSGLSQVSGYVGGAMATTPLAVAVSGLGWRECFAIVACAIGITLAASFMVFSRADQQPLAIKDMPARFMRTIGLFRSRLRNRDSWGCATVFASHFASVTTLSGVWGLPMVRDTLAVSKEQASTCILAFLVSNVVGSIVLGHMSDRVANVRRALMWNCLVRAAILLTLLPALLSALGYTYAIACFCALGFVAGGTVPLVLKSVRKLYSTEMIGIGASFNTTLAGITAALVQPLVGMLLMASATGAPGHLVYTAQSYTGFVVLMAAISALGCIGAAAMRVLHQG; the protein is encoded by the coding sequence ATGAGCAAGGTTGTCTCGTTGGCGCCACCGCCGGCCGCGCTCGAGGCCGACCGGCCGTCGGCGCGCGCCTACGCGTCCTGGATGCTGATCGCGGTGGCCTACGCCATCGCGTTCATGCAGCGGCTGGCGCCCCAATCCATGCTGACCGAGCTCTCCCGGTCTTTCTCCATCGATGCGGCGGGCCTGGGCGTGCTGGCTTCGGGCTATTTCTATGGCTACCTGGCCATGCAGATACCCGCCGGCATATTGGTCGACACCCTTGGGGTGCGGCGCGTGCTGCTGGGCAGCCTGCTGGTGTCCTTGACCGGCACCGTGTGCTTCGCCATGGCGCCCAGCGTGCCCGCGGCGTTCGCGGCGCGCCTGGTGGTGGCGTGCGGCGACGCACTGGTCTTCACCGCCATGCTGAAACTGGTCGCCCTGAAGTTCCGGCAAAGCCGCTTCGGCCTCATGTCCGGCTTGTCGCAGGTTTCAGGCTATGTAGGTGGCGCCATGGCGACCACGCCGCTGGCCGTCGCGGTGTCCGGCCTGGGTTGGCGCGAGTGCTTCGCCATCGTGGCCTGCGCCATTGGGATTACGCTGGCCGCGTCCTTCATGGTGTTCTCGCGCGCCGACCAGCAGCCCCTGGCCATCAAGGATATGCCGGCCAGGTTCATGCGCACCATAGGGCTGTTCCGCAGCCGCCTGCGCAACCGCGACAGCTGGGGATGCGCGACGGTTTTCGCTTCGCACTTCGCTTCTGTCACTACGCTATCTGGAGTATGGGGCCTACCCATGGTCCGCGATACGCTGGCCGTCAGTAAAGAGCAGGCCAGCACTTGCATCCTGGCCTTCCTGGTCAGCAATGTGGTCGGGTCTATCGTCCTGGGCCATATGTCCGACCGGGTGGCCAATGTGCGTCGCGCGCTGATGTGGAACTGCCTGGTTCGCGCGGCCATACTGCTGACCCTGCTCCCGGCATTGCTCTCGGCGCTGGGCTACACGTATGCCATTGCGTGCTTCTGCGCGCTTGGCTTCGTTGCAGGCGGCACCGTACCGCTGGTATTGAAGTCCGTCAGGAAGCTTTACTCCACCGAGATGATCGGCATCGGAGCGTCGTTCAATACCACGCTCGCCGGCATTACGGCTGCCCTCGTTCAGCCGCTGGTGGGCATGCTGCTGATGGCTTCCGCCACAGGCGCCCCTGGCCATCTGGTCTACACCGCCCAGAGCTATACCGGATTCGTTGTCCTCATGGCGGCCATCTCGGCCCTGGGCTGTATCGGCGCGGCGGCGATGCGCGTGCTGCATCAAGGCTAG
- a CDS encoding helix-turn-helix domain-containing protein, whose protein sequence is MHAPVIAVIAFDRISAFHLSVPCAVFGRYGGVPGAPKFQLKVCSAEQETLMTTSGFSLVATPSLEITRTADVVVVPSWRDPRETPPAPLVEAVAAAHARGARVVGLCVGAYVLAAAGILDGRRATTHFAWADHFARTYPKVKVEPSVLYVDDGNATTSAGTAAGIDCCLHIVRALYGAKVADFAARRLVVPPHRHGSQTQLASQPFPTEGSGFRLAELLDWLRGTIVEKHTADSLAERLAMSRRTFNRRFLSLTGCSLGEWLLAERLRLAQKLLETTELPLEVIAAKAGLGSGSSLRQHFSRNFQVSPSAYRRQFRGGPGRTPGREDAPSITT, encoded by the coding sequence ATGCACGCGCCCGTCATCGCCGTTATCGCATTCGACCGGATCAGCGCGTTTCATCTGTCGGTGCCCTGTGCCGTATTCGGCCGCTACGGCGGCGTGCCGGGCGCGCCCAAATTCCAGCTGAAAGTGTGCTCAGCCGAGCAGGAAACCCTGATGACCACGTCGGGTTTTTCCCTGGTGGCAACGCCGTCGCTGGAGATCACCCGGACCGCCGATGTGGTGGTGGTGCCCAGTTGGCGCGACCCGCGCGAGACACCGCCCGCGCCGCTGGTGGAAGCCGTCGCGGCGGCGCATGCGCGCGGCGCGCGGGTGGTCGGCCTGTGCGTGGGCGCCTATGTCCTGGCGGCGGCGGGCATCCTGGACGGCCGGCGCGCCACCACCCACTTCGCCTGGGCCGACCACTTTGCCCGGACTTATCCCAAAGTCAAGGTGGAGCCCTCGGTGCTCTACGTCGATGATGGCAACGCCACCACGTCGGCAGGCACGGCGGCCGGCATCGACTGTTGCCTGCATATCGTGCGGGCCCTGTACGGCGCCAAGGTCGCCGACTTCGCCGCTCGGCGCCTGGTCGTGCCGCCGCATCGTCATGGTTCGCAGACCCAGCTGGCGTCGCAGCCTTTCCCGACCGAAGGGTCCGGCTTTCGCCTGGCCGAGCTGCTGGACTGGCTGCGCGGCACCATCGTCGAGAAGCACACGGCGGATAGCCTGGCGGAACGGCTGGCGATGAGCCGGCGCACCTTCAACCGGCGCTTCCTGTCCCTGACCGGATGCAGCCTGGGCGAATGGCTGCTGGCGGAACGGCTGCGCCTGGCGCAAAAGCTGCTGGAGACCACCGAACTGCCGCTGGAGGTCATCGCCGCCAAGGCCGGCCTGGGCAGCGGATCGTCGCTGCGGCAACATTTCTCCCGGAACTTCCAGGTCTCGCCATCCGCATATCGGCGGCAGTTTCGCGGCGGACCCGGCCGCACGCCGGGCCGGGAAGACGCTCCATCCATCACAACCTGA
- a CDS encoding flavin reductase family protein, which yields MSPDIHFYEPAQGHGLPHDPLNAIVAPRPIGWIASRAADGALNLAPYSFFNAFNYRPPIIGFSSVGRKDSLNNIEQTGEFVWNLATRDLAEPMNRSSAAAPAEIDEFALAGLTPVASRIVGVPRVAESPVAFECRRSQIIRLQSAAGADIDAWLVLGEVVGVHIDRALLKDGIFDTAAARPILRGGGPTAYFEISPELAFHLRRPDYP from the coding sequence ATGTCCCCAGACATCCATTTCTATGAGCCGGCCCAGGGCCACGGCTTGCCGCACGATCCGCTGAACGCCATCGTGGCGCCGCGCCCCATCGGCTGGATCGCCAGCCGGGCGGCTGACGGCGCGCTGAATCTGGCGCCTTACAGCTTCTTCAATGCCTTCAATTACAGGCCGCCCATCATCGGTTTCTCCAGCGTGGGGCGCAAAGACTCGCTGAATAACATTGAACAGACGGGCGAGTTCGTGTGGAACCTGGCGACCCGGGACCTGGCCGAGCCGATGAACCGCAGCAGCGCGGCCGCGCCAGCCGAGATCGACGAGTTCGCCCTTGCGGGGCTCACGCCGGTGGCCTCGCGCATCGTCGGCGTCCCACGCGTGGCGGAAAGCCCGGTGGCCTTCGAGTGCCGGCGGTCGCAGATCATCCGCCTGCAAAGCGCCGCCGGCGCGGACATCGATGCCTGGCTGGTGCTGGGCGAAGTGGTGGGCGTCCATATAGACCGCGCCCTGCTGAAGGACGGCATTTTCGATACGGCGGCGGCCCGGCCGATCCTGCGGGGCGGCGGCCCGACCGCGTACTTCGAGATATCACCGGAACTCGCCTTTCACCTGCGGCGTCCGGACTATCCCTGA
- a CDS encoding NEL-type E3 ubiquitin ligase domain-containing protein — protein sequence MITISGPAGGIALIPGAHNADTAEDAIEVVCGVAFRMKESWPYAQARFARAMEVLHATDIGATLCHAIAALDIPDAERPSVFFHDYDDFCDETASEYKHRYCSDTTVIPFCVLRRGTIGADGQPGVFDASDIDQVDQIVQLFRDLVDFHAARTGSLPGAAASGLARFSPFALREQLGHPLDEWEVDMRAYIHADPGAFDPRQEVYDRTAAYVRAGNYEAPLDLNCLELKECPPLRKVAALTKVILSNNWLVAFPPRDALPEAIVLVDLGNNPLQAGAASYGPHLRLVTVGGRGCDAAALRAAMPAHVRLSVVEQLDDVQRSIETARILRDFVSLADDIVPVEDMERAGLTHEAMGAIYPDDMLTQAVKAWIPAPNESWAQLQKQDLLAALAFRSMLRRLGAIADKDGPAFRAEIAALIDKMQQPGNKAFQARCVEIARNGAETCADRVVMTLNDLYTASLNADAEAGLYDHNIRGLLDLAESMLNREVLSEFIVARMPELRKREEEVDEIDAFVHLQKRLYGEIKLPIIRADTAFQHPALLSDEDVDLARVQLRARQQTGFVDFLTTWAPMTSVIGRLAPGRLREAQRRRARIHTDRGLLYRALERLLNRKGTLFVHDKASDLSVFKVPYRIFWTRYERLIDKRLRDSELAHRRNAGPMDTDIVLQLGAVVADEVQRSTMRPVVRRFLAAHGIAPQPRQTH from the coding sequence ATGATCACGATCTCTGGACCTGCCGGGGGCATCGCGCTTATACCGGGTGCACACAACGCCGACACGGCCGAAGACGCCATCGAGGTGGTGTGCGGAGTGGCGTTCCGTATGAAGGAATCGTGGCCCTACGCGCAAGCGCGGTTCGCGCGCGCGATGGAGGTACTGCACGCCACGGACATTGGCGCGACGCTGTGCCATGCCATTGCCGCCCTGGATATTCCAGACGCGGAGCGGCCATCCGTCTTCTTCCATGACTACGATGACTTCTGCGATGAAACGGCATCGGAATACAAACACCGTTATTGCAGCGATACAACCGTGATCCCGTTCTGCGTCTTGCGCCGGGGCACCATCGGGGCCGACGGCCAGCCCGGCGTGTTCGACGCCAGCGACATCGACCAGGTGGACCAGATCGTCCAGCTGTTCCGCGACCTGGTGGACTTTCATGCGGCGCGGACCGGTTCGCTGCCCGGCGCAGCGGCGTCCGGCCTTGCCCGGTTTTCGCCTTTCGCCCTGCGCGAGCAACTGGGCCATCCCCTGGATGAGTGGGAGGTGGACATGCGGGCCTATATCCATGCGGACCCCGGCGCCTTCGACCCGCGCCAGGAGGTATACGACCGCACCGCGGCCTATGTCAGGGCCGGCAACTACGAGGCGCCCCTGGACCTGAATTGCCTGGAGCTGAAGGAATGCCCGCCCTTGCGCAAGGTAGCGGCACTGACCAAGGTGATACTGTCGAACAACTGGCTTGTCGCCTTCCCGCCGCGCGATGCACTGCCGGAAGCCATCGTGCTGGTGGATCTCGGGAACAACCCGCTGCAAGCCGGCGCCGCGAGCTATGGTCCGCACCTGCGCCTCGTCACCGTGGGCGGGCGGGGTTGCGACGCGGCAGCCCTACGGGCGGCCATGCCCGCGCATGTCCGGCTGAGCGTCGTCGAGCAGCTCGACGATGTACAAAGATCGATCGAGACAGCCCGGATACTTCGCGATTTCGTCAGCCTGGCGGACGATATCGTCCCGGTCGAGGATATGGAGCGCGCCGGCCTGACGCACGAGGCCATGGGGGCGATCTACCCCGACGACATGCTGACGCAGGCCGTCAAGGCGTGGATCCCCGCGCCCAACGAATCGTGGGCACAGCTGCAGAAACAGGACCTCCTGGCCGCGTTGGCGTTCAGAAGCATGCTGCGTCGCCTGGGCGCCATCGCGGACAAGGATGGCCCCGCGTTTCGCGCCGAGATCGCCGCATTGATCGACAAGATGCAGCAGCCGGGCAACAAGGCTTTCCAGGCCCGCTGCGTGGAGATCGCCCGCAACGGCGCCGAAACATGTGCCGACCGTGTCGTCATGACCCTGAACGACCTGTACACCGCATCCCTGAACGCGGACGCCGAGGCGGGGCTCTATGACCACAACATACGCGGGCTGCTGGACCTGGCCGAAAGCATGCTCAACCGTGAGGTATTGAGCGAATTCATCGTCGCGCGCATGCCGGAACTGCGCAAGCGGGAGGAGGAAGTCGATGAAATCGACGCCTTCGTCCATCTGCAGAAGCGGCTGTACGGCGAGATAAAGCTGCCGATCATCCGGGCGGATACGGCCTTCCAGCATCCTGCCCTGCTGAGCGACGAAGACGTCGACCTGGCCCGCGTGCAATTGCGAGCACGCCAACAAACCGGCTTCGTCGATTTCCTGACGACATGGGCGCCCATGACTTCGGTAATCGGCCGGCTGGCGCCGGGGCGGCTGCGCGAGGCGCAGCGCCGGCGCGCCCGCATCCATACCGACCGTGGCCTGCTCTACCGCGCCCTGGAGCGGCTGCTGAACAGGAAAGGAACGCTGTTCGTCCACGACAAGGCGAGCGACTTGTCCGTATTCAAGGTTCCATACCGCATATTCTGGACGCGCTACGAGCGCTTGATCGACAAGCGGCTCCGCGACAGCGAGCTCGCTCACCGCCGGAATGCGGGCCCCATGGACACGGATATCGTGCTTCAGCTCGGCGCGGTCGTCGCCGACGAGGTCCAGCGCTCGACCATGCGCCCGGTGGTGCGCCGGTTCCTGGCCGCGCATGGCATCGCGCCACAGCCCAGGCAGACGCACTGA
- a CDS encoding endonuclease/exonuclease/phosphatase family protein, translating into MQLVNWNIQWGRGVDGQVDLRRIVDEARGLADFDVLCLQEVTRGFHGGPGGGGLPGDPDADQFEALAALLPGYTVLAGIGCDIAPVTPGGARRQVGNLIATRYPVGPVFRHSLPWPADPTAMSMPRVAVEAVVHSDVGPLRILCTHLEFYSATQRLAQAQALRDRHIEASGHAMRPGPDGGPNSPFAATQRPRAALVCGDFNSAVEDAAYRCMLEPMPPGVPPLVDAWAAVHGQAPRAPTVGLYDHAQWPQGPFACDFVFVTPDLEARLTRCDVDARSAASDHQPIVVELR; encoded by the coding sequence ATGCAACTGGTGAACTGGAACATTCAATGGGGGCGTGGCGTCGATGGCCAGGTCGATCTGCGGCGCATCGTCGACGAAGCGCGCGGCCTGGCCGACTTCGATGTCCTGTGCCTGCAGGAGGTCACGCGCGGCTTCCACGGCGGACCGGGCGGCGGCGGCCTGCCGGGCGATCCGGACGCCGACCAGTTCGAGGCGCTCGCCGCGCTGCTGCCAGGCTATACGGTGCTGGCCGGCATAGGCTGCGATATCGCGCCGGTAACGCCCGGCGGCGCGCGACGCCAGGTCGGCAACCTGATCGCCACACGCTATCCGGTGGGACCGGTGTTCCGTCACAGCCTGCCCTGGCCGGCGGATCCGACCGCCATGTCGATGCCCCGCGTGGCCGTCGAAGCCGTGGTCCACAGCGACGTGGGTCCGCTGCGCATCCTGTGCACCCACCTGGAGTTCTATTCCGCCACGCAGCGGCTGGCCCAGGCGCAGGCGTTGCGCGATCGGCACATCGAGGCCAGCGGCCATGCGATGCGCCCGGGCCCGGATGGCGGTCCCAATAGTCCCTTCGCCGCCACGCAGCGGCCGCGGGCGGCGCTGGTCTGCGGCGATTTCAACAGCGCCGTCGAGGACGCGGCGTATCGCTGCATGCTCGAGCCCATGCCGCCCGGCGTACCGCCGCTGGTGGACGCCTGGGCGGCGGTGCATGGCCAGGCGCCACGAGCGCCCACCGTGGGCCTCTATGACCACGCGCAGTGGCCGCAAGGACCCTTCGCCTGCGATTTCGTCTTCGTCACGCCGGACCTCGAGGCGCGGCTCACGCGGTGCGATGTCGACGCGCGCAGCGCTGCGTCCGATCATCAACCCATCGTCGTGGAGCTGCGCTGA